In Amycolatopsis solani, a single window of DNA contains:
- a CDS encoding LacI family DNA-binding transcriptional regulator: MSTSSTEPRRVTIHDVARSAGVSRQTVSRALNDKAEIDGSTKQRVLDAARELGYRPSRFARGLVRPDTTTIGLVVPDLLNPFFTEVASGALEAARARGWHVVVYDTAGDAEQELATLRVIGTQVDAVVGYFSRSDDDLDQFTSGIPVVLIGREPRAPRFSGIAIDGEDGIREAVAHLVGRGHRRIGMLDHDGRPEPSVRQVWFRRAAAEHGIALAPGWIARAPQSVDGGGAALATLLAAHPDVTAVFAFNDVIAIGALREARRFGLRVPADLAVIGFDGLALGTLVEPELSSVAIDTRALGALAVEQAARLVTGAAPLEPGELIVRAALHLRESA; this comes from the coding sequence CCCGGCAGACGGTGTCGCGGGCGCTGAACGACAAGGCCGAGATCGACGGCTCGACCAAGCAGCGCGTCCTCGACGCCGCCCGCGAGCTCGGGTACCGCCCGAGCCGGTTCGCCCGCGGCCTGGTCCGGCCGGACACCACCACGATCGGGCTGGTGGTGCCGGACCTGCTCAACCCCTTCTTCACCGAGGTCGCCTCCGGTGCGCTGGAGGCGGCCCGCGCCCGCGGCTGGCACGTCGTCGTCTACGACACCGCCGGCGACGCCGAGCAGGAGCTGGCCACGCTGCGGGTGATCGGCACCCAGGTGGACGCCGTGGTCGGCTACTTCAGCCGGTCCGACGACGACCTCGACCAGTTCACCTCCGGCATCCCGGTGGTGCTGATCGGCCGCGAGCCGCGCGCCCCGCGGTTCAGCGGCATAGCGATCGACGGCGAGGACGGCATCCGGGAAGCCGTCGCCCACCTGGTCGGGCGCGGGCACCGGCGGATCGGGATGCTCGACCACGACGGCCGCCCGGAGCCGAGCGTCCGCCAGGTCTGGTTCCGCCGGGCCGCCGCCGAGCACGGCATCGCGCTCGCGCCCGGCTGGATCGCGCGTGCTCCGCAGAGCGTCGACGGCGGGGGTGCCGCGCTCGCCACCCTGCTCGCCGCACACCCCGACGTCACCGCCGTGTTCGCCTTCAACGACGTCATCGCCATCGGCGCCCTGCGCGAGGCCCGCCGGTTCGGCCTGCGGGTGCCCGCCGACCTCGCGGTGATCGGCTTCGACGGGCTCGCGCTCGGCACGCTCGTCGAGCCGGAGCTCTCCAGCGTCGCCATCGACACCCGCGCGCTCGGCGCCCTCGCCGTCGAGCAGGCGGCCCGGCTCGTGACCGGTGCCGCGCCACTCGAGCCCGGCGAGCTGATCGTCCGCGCGGCCCTCCACCTGCGCGAATCCGCCTGA
- a CDS encoding glycoside hydrolase family 2 TIM barrel-domain containing protein: MSYVEDPGPGHGSVPPRAAFTSDAPSLSLNGTWRFRLSPSIAAAPDPVEADDSTWDELPVPSLWQLHGHGAPAYTNVHYPFPVDPPHVPSDNPTGDHRRRFDLPPDWPSGPALLRFDGIDSCGRIWLNGTELGVTKGSRLPSEFEVGPLLRPRDNVLVVRVHQWSAGSYLEDQDMWWLSGIFRSVMLLARPLGGIGDYGIRADYDHVSGMGTLRVETGPDVVLDIPELGVSGHPAGEPLELPVEPWSAETPRLYDGTLSTVAERVPVRIGFRTVSIEDGQLKVNGRRLLLRGVNRHEHDPRTGRVVSPETALADVLLMKRYHVNAVRTSHYPPDPAFLELCDEYGLWVIDECDLETHGFEPLGWERNPSSEPMWTDAYLDRVRRTVERDKNRPSVILWSLGNESHTGGNLARMAEWVHHRDPTRPVHYEGDHECSYVDVHSRMYATPEEVERIGRREDGNERRRDLPFLLCEYAHAMGNGPGGLLEYRELFERYPNCQGGFVWEWIDHGLAVPGHFAYGGDFGEPIHDGNFVVDGLLFPDRTPSPGLTEFAKIIEPVRISPDPAGLRVSNHYDLVDTAHLKFTWVLEEEGTTVAHGVLDVPAVLSGQSVYLPLPSLPPTAGESWLTVSAVLASATAWAPAGHVVGWGQLPVSRAPARPAPPVRGPVFRTAGQPALGTGEFDAATGVLTALGGHPVRGPRLDVWRATTDNDRGSSPGPSEASQWLEAGLHRMQHRVLTVDTDGDELLVRTRVAPPAQAFGLFADYTWTAFDGGLRLRVDVIPDGDFPGTLPRLGLAMAIPGTFGSAEWFGAGPGEAYPDSRQAVRIGRFSSSVDGLQTPYVFPQENGNRTAVRWAEFTAPDGTGLRVEGDPTFDFTARRWTAAELEAARHTDELQSGSLVHLTLDVAQHGLGTAACGPGVLPRYRLVARKTSFTLDFRPVAGGVAN, translated from the coding sequence ATGTCGTACGTCGAAGACCCGGGCCCCGGCCACGGTTCGGTACCCCCGCGCGCGGCCTTCACCTCAGACGCGCCGTCGCTGTCACTGAACGGCACCTGGCGCTTCCGGCTTTCGCCGAGCATCGCGGCCGCGCCGGACCCCGTCGAAGCCGACGACTCTACCTGGGACGAGCTGCCGGTGCCGTCGCTGTGGCAGCTGCACGGCCACGGCGCACCCGCCTACACGAACGTGCACTACCCGTTCCCGGTCGACCCGCCGCACGTCCCGTCGGACAACCCGACCGGCGACCACCGGCGGCGCTTCGACCTGCCGCCGGATTGGCCGTCCGGCCCGGCGCTGCTGCGCTTCGACGGGATCGACTCGTGCGGCCGGATCTGGCTCAACGGCACCGAGCTCGGTGTCACGAAGGGCAGCCGGCTGCCGTCGGAGTTCGAGGTCGGGCCGCTGCTGCGGCCGCGGGACAACGTCCTGGTGGTCCGCGTGCACCAGTGGTCGGCGGGCAGCTACCTCGAGGACCAGGACATGTGGTGGCTGTCCGGCATCTTCCGGTCGGTCATGCTGCTGGCGCGGCCGCTGGGCGGCATCGGCGACTACGGGATCCGCGCGGACTACGACCACGTTTCGGGGATGGGCACGCTCCGCGTCGAGACCGGCCCGGACGTCGTGCTGGACATCCCGGAGCTGGGGGTCTCGGGGCACCCGGCCGGCGAGCCGCTCGAACTGCCGGTGGAGCCGTGGAGCGCCGAGACGCCCCGGCTGTACGACGGCACGCTGTCCACAGTGGCCGAACGCGTGCCGGTGCGGATCGGCTTCCGGACGGTGTCCATCGAGGACGGTCAGCTGAAGGTCAACGGCCGGCGCCTGCTGCTGCGCGGGGTCAACCGCCACGAGCACGACCCCCGCACCGGGCGGGTGGTGTCGCCGGAAACCGCGCTGGCCGACGTCCTGCTGATGAAGCGGTACCACGTCAACGCCGTGCGGACCAGCCACTACCCGCCGGACCCGGCGTTCCTCGAACTGTGCGACGAGTACGGCCTGTGGGTGATCGACGAGTGCGACCTGGAGACCCACGGCTTCGAGCCGCTGGGCTGGGAGCGCAACCCGAGCTCGGAGCCGATGTGGACGGACGCCTACCTCGACCGGGTGCGGCGCACGGTGGAGCGGGACAAGAACCGGCCCAGCGTGATCCTCTGGTCGCTGGGCAACGAGAGCCACACCGGCGGCAACCTGGCGCGGATGGCGGAGTGGGTGCACCACCGCGACCCGACCCGGCCGGTGCACTACGAAGGCGATCATGAATGTTCCTATGTGGACGTCCACAGCCGCATGTACGCCACTCCCGAAGAGGTCGAGCGGATCGGGCGTCGTGAAGACGGCAACGAGCGCCGCCGGGACCTGCCGTTCCTGCTCTGCGAGTACGCGCACGCGATGGGCAACGGCCCGGGCGGGCTGCTGGAGTACCGGGAGCTGTTCGAGCGCTACCCGAACTGCCAGGGCGGCTTCGTCTGGGAGTGGATCGACCACGGACTGGCCGTTCCCGGCCACTTCGCCTACGGCGGCGACTTCGGCGAGCCCATCCACGACGGCAACTTCGTCGTCGACGGCCTCCTCTTCCCGGACCGCACGCCGTCGCCGGGCTTGACGGAGTTCGCGAAGATCATCGAGCCGGTCCGGATCTCCCCGGATCCGGCCGGCCTTCGCGTCTCGAACCACTACGACCTCGTCGACACCGCGCACCTGAAGTTCACCTGGGTGCTCGAAGAAGAGGGAACGACCGTCGCCCACGGCGTCCTCGACGTGCCGGCCGTCCTTTCCGGACAGAGCGTTTACCTGCCGCTGCCCTCGTTGCCGCCCACCGCCGGCGAGTCCTGGCTGACCGTCTCGGCGGTGCTGGCCTCGGCGACGGCGTGGGCCCCCGCCGGGCACGTCGTCGGCTGGGGCCAGCTGCCGGTGTCGCGGGCCCCCGCCCGCCCGGCACCGCCGGTGCGGGGTCCGGTGTTCCGCACGGCCGGGCAGCCCGCGCTCGGCACCGGCGAGTTCGACGCCGCGACGGGCGTGCTGACCGCGCTCGGCGGGCACCCGGTGCGCGGGCCGCGCCTCGACGTCTGGCGCGCGACCACCGACAACGACCGCGGTTCCTCGCCCGGCCCGTCCGAGGCGTCCCAGTGGCTCGAAGCGGGGCTGCACCGGATGCAGCACCGCGTGCTCACCGTCGACACCGACGGCGACGAACTGCTGGTGCGCACCCGCGTCGCCCCGCCGGCGCAGGCGTTCGGCCTGTTCGCGGACTACACGTGGACGGCCTTCGACGGCGGTCTCCGCCTGCGCGTGGACGTCATCCCCGACGGCGATTTCCCCGGCACCCTCCCCCGGCTCGGCCTGGCGATGGCGATCCCGGGCACGTTCGGCTCGGCGGAGTGGTTCGGCGCCGGCCCCGGCGAGGCGTACCCGGACAGCCGCCAGGCGGTGCGGATCGGGCGGTTCTCGAGCAGCGTCGACGGCCTGCAGACGCCGTACGTCTTCCCGCAGGAGAACGGGAACCGCACGGCCGTGCGCTGGGCGGAGTTCACCGCCCCGGACGGCACGGGCCTGCGCGTCGAGGGCGACCCCACGTTCGACTTCACGGCCCGCCGCTGGACGGCGGCGGAACTGGAGGCGGCGCGGCACACCGACGAGCTGCAGTCCGGTTCGCTGGTGCACCTGACGCTGGACGTGGCCCAGCACGGCCTCGGGACGGCGGCGTGCGGACCGGGGGTGCTGCCGCGGTACCGGCTGGTGGCGCGGAAGACGTCGTTCACGCTGGACTTCCGGCCCGTGGCGGGTGGTGTCGCAAATTGA
- a CDS encoding FAD-dependent monooxygenase yields the protein MTEQTVLISGAGVAGPALAYWLARAGFRPTVVERAAGLRSSGSPVDVRGPAARVAERMGITAKLREASTDATALKFVDDAGRRTGRVALGGDGGIELPRTDLAAILHEAARADAEFVFHDSITELRQDDGGVDVTFERGAPRRFDLVLGADGLHSNVRRLAFGPEHAFVEHMGVYVATLPLTGPPADPTAIVMYNSPGRALALHPSRGRGIAAFMFRGEAVPGFDHRDSALHKRMLAEAYAGAGWRVPELLERVREADDLYLDSVSRVRMDRWASGRIALAGDAASCVSLFGDGSTLAMAGAYTLAEELRRTPADAAAAFRRYEDRHRKLVEPKQRTVSTAAALLIPATRGGLAARNFATRLLPLVTAARRLTPSHAS from the coding sequence ATGACCGAGCAGACCGTTTTGATCTCCGGCGCGGGCGTCGCCGGGCCGGCGCTGGCGTACTGGCTGGCCCGCGCGGGCTTCCGGCCGACCGTGGTCGAGCGCGCCGCCGGGCTGCGTTCGAGCGGCAGTCCGGTCGACGTCCGTGGGCCGGCCGCGCGCGTCGCCGAGCGGATGGGCATCACCGCGAAACTGCGCGAGGCGAGCACCGACGCGACGGCGCTGAAGTTCGTCGACGACGCGGGCCGCCGGACCGGCCGCGTCGCGCTGGGCGGCGACGGCGGCATCGAGCTGCCCCGCACCGACCTCGCGGCGATCCTGCACGAAGCCGCCCGCGCGGACGCCGAGTTCGTCTTCCACGACTCGATCACCGAGCTGCGCCAGGACGACGGCGGTGTGGACGTCACGTTCGAGCGCGGTGCCCCGCGGCGCTTCGACCTCGTGCTCGGCGCGGACGGGCTGCACTCGAACGTGCGGCGCCTGGCGTTCGGGCCGGAGCACGCGTTCGTCGAGCACATGGGCGTCTACGTCGCGACGCTGCCGCTGACCGGGCCGCCGGCCGACCCCACGGCGATCGTCATGTACAACTCGCCGGGTCGCGCGCTGGCGCTCCACCCGTCACGCGGCCGCGGCATCGCGGCGTTCATGTTCCGCGGCGAGGCCGTGCCGGGGTTCGACCACCGCGACTCCGCCCTGCACAAGCGCATGCTCGCCGAGGCGTACGCCGGCGCGGGCTGGCGCGTGCCGGAACTGCTGGAGCGCGTGCGCGAGGCGGACGACCTGTACCTGGACTCGGTGAGCCGGGTCCGGATGGACCGCTGGGCGTCGGGCCGCATCGCGCTCGCCGGCGACGCGGCCTCGTGCGTCTCCCTCTTCGGCGACGGTTCGACGCTGGCGATGGCGGGCGCGTACACCCTGGCCGAGGAGCTGCGCCGGACCCCGGCCGACGCGGCGGCGGCGTTCCGCCGGTACGAGGACCGGCACCGGAAGCTGGTGGAACCCAAGCAGCGCACCGTTTCCACGGCCGCGGCCCTGCTGATCCCGGCGACGCGGGGCGGCCTCGCGGCCCGCAACTTCGCCACGCGGCTGCTACCACTGGTCACCGCCGCCCGGCGGCTCACCCCGTCCCACGCTTCCTGA
- a CDS encoding TetR family transcriptional regulator, producing MTDDTRARILRAALEEFSERGYHAVSVRELAERVGVTKTAVLYHFPGKADIVTALAEPLLDDLEAAMAKAAEAADPRAAAIESLLGVWLGHRYLLRMNLRDLGLTASKVVFERFRDGMLEANRLVAGPDADLAGRVRAAQAIAMLSDPVVLFADAPVDELRAAVLDGVDRLYAVTDDRPRARRGRPTVMSQETIEAARRLYDAGHAPADIATALGVSRATIYRHLPGVE from the coding sequence ATGACCGACGACACCCGCGCCCGGATCCTGCGGGCCGCGCTCGAAGAGTTCTCCGAACGCGGCTATCACGCGGTGTCGGTCCGGGAGCTGGCCGAACGCGTCGGCGTCACCAAGACCGCGGTGCTGTACCACTTCCCCGGCAAGGCCGACATCGTGACGGCGCTCGCCGAACCGCTGCTGGACGACCTCGAAGCGGCCATGGCGAAGGCGGCGGAGGCCGCCGACCCGCGCGCGGCGGCGATCGAAAGCCTCCTCGGCGTCTGGCTCGGCCACCGCTACCTGCTGCGGATGAACCTGCGGGACCTCGGGCTGACCGCGTCTAAGGTCGTGTTCGAGCGCTTCCGCGACGGGATGCTCGAAGCGAACCGGCTGGTGGCGGGCCCGGACGCGGACCTCGCCGGCCGGGTTCGCGCGGCACAGGCGATCGCCATGCTCAGCGACCCGGTGGTGCTGTTCGCCGACGCCCCGGTGGACGAGCTGCGCGCCGCGGTCCTCGACGGCGTCGACCGGCTGTACGCGGTCACCGACGACCGGCCCCGCGCCCGCCGCGGCCGCCCGACGGTGATGAGCCAGGAGACGATCGAAGCGGCCCGCCGCCTCTACGACGCGGGCCACGCCCCGGCCGACATCGCGACGGCGCTGGGCGTCTCCCGTGCCACGATCTACCGGCACCTGCCCGGCGTCGAATAA